One segment of Coffea arabica cultivar ET-39 chromosome 7c, Coffea Arabica ET-39 HiFi, whole genome shotgun sequence DNA contains the following:
- the LOC140010673 gene encoding putative late blight resistance protein homolog R1B-16: protein MHDEDLVGLKDEVETITHRLTRGSKQLDVVPIVGMPGLGKTTLANKVYNAPSVRSHFHVRRWCRVSQTYSIRSLLVELLCSSSSESSDEYHKMDENDLAMKLRQVLLRSRYLLFLDDLWDVEAWNLLKKSLPNDANGSRILFTSRYQDLSLHFEPNSKPHHLRHLTDEESWTLLQRKLFGTEDCPAALSEVGSQIAKLCRGLPLAVVLVAGILATTAKDRWEEVAKSLSSIVLGDEYCMKTLELSYSHLPDYLKSCLLYFAAFKEDEVINVRRLLRLWISERFVQQTEGKSLEKAAYDYLMALVNRSLVMAVGQRIVGDAKACLLHDLVHEFCVEKAKEESFLYVIHSWKASLSLIGPSNPQRVCVHNTTELKIWELTLICPNLRSLILSGHVHIECEEEYLGILLPKLLRVLDFGNSGFGYHFPMEVVLLVHLRYLALKGIGYIPSAIANLSRLETLIVEDPRGYGNELPSTIWNIKTLSHLRVLDLFRIWPKGFIFPVENLEVSPDLDRLDTLDLAIDPSPQSLRKILRKLPSIPRLKCMERWDRSREATRNCNEILEFDGLSQLESLHLLGFWGCGFKFPLNLKKLTLSYNGQPWSEISTIGKLPNLEVLKLVNRCFVGEEWVMKEGEFPKLRVLILLGLEFRNWTAFSDNFSRLEKLVLHRCKKLEKVPSCLGECETLEMIEVKDCRESVGDSVKQIQQEQIDMGNEVLKIIMEIDNYDDFTDTSISSEEESTEAEEISSERELISSHHAVDNCESECTVGFHSSVYDGKPFMSAA, encoded by the exons TGTTCCCATTGTGGGTATGCCAGGCCTTGGTAAGACCACATTAGCCAATAAAGTTTATAATGCTCCTTCAGTTAGGTCACATTTCCATGTTCGTCGTTGGTGTCGTGTTTCTCAAACATATAGCATACGCAGTTTGTTAGTTGAGCTTTTGTGTAGTAGTTCTTCTGAGAGTTCTGATGAATATCATAAGATGGATGAAAATGATTTGGCCATGAAGCTAAGGCAGGTTTTGCTGAGAAGTAGGTATCTCCTTTTTTTGGATGACTTGTGGGACGTTGAGGCAtggaatttgttgaaaaaatcaCTGCCGAATGATGCCAATGGAAGCAGAATTCTCTTCACCAGCAGATACCAGGATTTATCTTTGCATTTCGAACCTAATAGCAAGCCTCACCATCTCCGTCATCTTACTGACGAAGAGAGTTGGACATTGCTGCAGAGAAAGCTATTTGGCACGGAAGATTGTCCTGCAGCACTAAGTGAAGTTGGATCTCAAATAGCAAAACTTTGTCGGGGCTTACCCCTTGCAGTTGTCCTTGTTGCTGGAATTCTTGCTACTACTGCAAAAGATAGGTGGGAAGAAGTTGCAAAAAGTCTAAGTTCTATTGTCCTTGGGGATGAATACTGCATGAAGACACTTGAGCTGAGTTATAGTCATTTACCAGATTATTTGAAGTCATGCCTTCTGTACTTTGCTGCATTTAAAGAAGATGAGGTTATTAATGTGCGAAGGTTGTTACGGCTTTGGATCTCTGAAAGATTCGTGCAACAGACTGAAGGAAAGAGCTTAGAGAAAGCAGCTTATGACTACTTGATGGCTCTAGTTAATAGAAGTTTAGTTATGGCTGTCGGACAAAGAATTGTGGGTGATGCCAAAGCCTGTCTACTTCACGATTTGGTACACGAGTTTTGTGTGGAAAAAGCCAAAGAAGAAAGTTTTCTATATGTTATTCATAGTTGGAAAGCCTCTCTTAGTCTTATTGGACCAAGCAACCCCCAAAGAGTTTGTGTTCACAATACTACAGAATTGAAAATTTGGGAGTTAACGCTTATTTGTCCCAATTTACGCTCTTTGATCTTGTCTGGACATGTTCATATTGAATGTGAAGAGGAGTATTTGGGTATTTTGTTACCTAAACTTCTCAGAGTGTTGGATTTTGGGAATTCGGGCTTTGGTTATCATTTTCCGATGGAAGTAGTATTGCTTGTTCACTTGAGATACCTGGCGCTCAAAGGAATAGGATACATCCCATCTGCGATAGCCAACCTCTCAAGGTTGGAAACTCTTATCGTAGAAGATCCGCGGGGTTATGGTAATGAGCTGCCAAGTACTATTTGGAACATTAAGACATTGAGTCATCTACGTGTTTTAGATCTTTTTCGAATTTGGccaaagggttttatttttccagttGAAAATCTTGAAGTATCCCCAGATTTAGATCGTTTAGACACTTTAGACCTTGCCattgatccctcccctcaaagCTTGCGAAAGATACTGAGAAAGTTACCAAGCATTCCCAGGTTAAAATGTATGGAACGCTGGGACAGATCAAGAGAAGCTACCAGAAATTGCAACGAGATTCTTGAGTTTGACGGTTTAAGTCAACTGGAATCACTTCATTTGCTTGGTTTTTGGGGATGTGGATTTAAATTCCCattgaatttgaaaaagttgaCTCTCTCATATAATGGTCAGCCATGGAGTgaaatttcaacaattggaaagTTGCCCAATCttgaagtgcttaaattagtcAATCGCTGCTTTGTCGGGGAAGAATGGGTAATGAAAGAAGGGGAGTTCCCTAAACTCAGAGTCTTAATATTGTTAGGGTTGGAATTTCGCAACTGGACTGCATTTTCTGATAATTTTTCCCGCCTTGAGAAATTGGTCTTGCACCGATGTAAGAAGTTGGAAAAGGTCCCTTCCTGTTTAGGGGAGTGTGAGACTcttgaaatgattgaggtgaaaGATTGTCGCGAGTCTGTTGGAGATTCTGTAAAGCAAATTCAACAAGAGCAGATAGATATGGGCAATGAGGTTCTAAAGATAATTATGGAAATTGATAATTATGATGATTTTACTGATACATCCATTTCCTCAGAAGAAGAGTCTACAGAAGCAGAGGAGATTTCTTCAGAAAGAGAGCTTATATCCTCTCATCACGCAGTTGACAATTGCGAGAGTGAATGTACAGTGGGGTTCCACTCTTCAG TTTACGACGGCAAACCATTCATGTCTGCTGCATAA